Proteins from one Setaria italica strain Yugu1 chromosome V, Setaria_italica_v2.0, whole genome shotgun sequence genomic window:
- the LOC101761656 gene encoding uncharacterized protein LOC101761656 isoform X3, giving the protein MPDRALYGDRSAADRPAAHNLVFPQPDGSNCHCFTIRGSQLVSRARLCLPTPPGTKGAARCKIRQSSGTGVNSALHPSGSQPYRHRLPPPPPPPPQLRLLRLLHRHLPICGSSATSIPRRPQPHSRQALLSLPNTGSFMDGVQGSKNDYDSTQDKQGATVSGLDSYKDVGFNGVLEPDICGPSSELRNDIHQA; this is encoded by the exons ATGCCGGATCGGGCGCTCTACGGCGACCGCTCAGCCGCTGATCGGCCCGCTGCCCACAACCTGGTTTTTCCGCAACCGGATGGCAGCAATTGTCATTGCTTCACGATTCGCGGCAGTCAACTTGTCTCCCGCGCTCGTCTCTGCCTCCCGACGCCGCCAGGCACGAAAGGTGCTGCCCGCTGTAAAATTAGGCAATCCTCAGGCACGGGCGTCAACAGCGCCCTCCACCCcagcggctcccaaccctaccggcatcgtcttcctccgccgccgcctccacctccccagctgcggctcctccgcctcctccaccgccacctccccatCTGCGGCTCCTCCGCCACATCGATTCCAAG ACGTCCTCAACCTCACAGTCGCCAGGCATTGCTATCTCTCCCCAACACTGGGTCCTTCATGGATGGTGTTCAAGGCAGCAAGAATGACTATGATTCCACTCAAGACAAACAAGGCGCTACCGTTTCTGGTCTGGATTCATACAAGGACGTAGGATTTAATGGCGTTCTTGAACCGGATATATGTGGCCCATCATCAGAACTGCGAAACGACATTCATCAGG CATGA
- the LOC101761656 gene encoding uncharacterized protein LOC101761656 isoform X2, with product MPDRALYGDRSAADRPAAHNLVFPQPDGSNCHCFTIRGSQLVSRARLCLPTPPGTKGAARCKIRQSSGTGVNSALHPSGSQPYRHRLPPPPPPPPQLRLLRLLHRHLPICGSSATSIPRRPQPHSRQALLSLPNTGSFMDGVQGSKNDYDSTQDKQGATVSGLDSYKDVGFNGVLEPDICGPSSELRNDIHQDLVSVLLNVGSYK from the exons ATGCCGGATCGGGCGCTCTACGGCGACCGCTCAGCCGCTGATCGGCCCGCTGCCCACAACCTGGTTTTTCCGCAACCGGATGGCAGCAATTGTCATTGCTTCACGATTCGCGGCAGTCAACTTGTCTCCCGCGCTCGTCTCTGCCTCCCGACGCCGCCAGGCACGAAAGGTGCTGCCCGCTGTAAAATTAGGCAATCCTCAGGCACGGGCGTCAACAGCGCCCTCCACCCcagcggctcccaaccctaccggcatcgtcttcctccgccgccgcctccacctccccagctgcggctcctccgcctcctccaccgccacctccccatCTGCGGCTCCTCCGCCACATCGATTCCAAG ACGTCCTCAACCTCACAGTCGCCAGGCATTGCTATCTCTCCCCAACACTGGGTCCTTCATGGATGGTGTTCAAGGCAGCAAGAATGACTATGATTCCACTCAAGACAAACAAGGCGCTACCGTTTCTGGTCTGGATTCATACAAGGACGTAGGATTTAATGGCGTTCTTGAACCGGATATATGTGGCCCATCATCAGAACTGCGAAACGACATTCATCAGG ATCTCGTTTCTGTATTACTAAATGTTGGATCCTATAAATAA
- the LOC101767343 gene encoding heat stress transcription factor C-1b, whose amino-acid sequence MGSECKEHLQLHAGFGAGGGGLSPPQQQLQAGAIAPFVAKTFHMVSDSATDAVVRWGGASNTFLVLDPAAFSDYLLPSYFKHRNFASFVRQLNTYGFRKVDTDRWEFAHESFLRGQAHLLPLIVRKKKKAGGGGRELCEEGEEVRGTIRDVRRLREEQRGMEEELQAMDRRLRAAESRPGQMMAFLAKLADDPGVVLRAMLAKKEELAAGKGLPPTPLPVEAPGKRRRIGGAEAAGGAGEAAAAELAQGRGAVPFPFSVLGQVFY is encoded by the exons ATGGGCAGCGAGTGCAAGGAGCACCTTCAGCTCCACGCCGGcttcggcgccggcgggggagggttgtcgccgccgcagcagcagctgcaggccGGCGCCATCGCGCCGTTCGTGGCCAAGACGTTCCACATGGTGAGCGACTCGGCCACGGACGCCGTCGTGCGCTGGGGCGGCGCCAGCAACACCTTCCTCGTGCTCGACCCCGCCGCCTTCTCCGACTACCTGCTGCCCTCCTACTTCAAGCACCGCAACTTCGCCAGCTTCGTCCGCCAGCTCAACACCTAC GGGTTCAGGAAGGTGGACACGGACCGGTGGGAGTTCGCGCACGAGTCGTTCCTGCGCGGGCAGGCGCACCTGCTGCCGCTGATCgtgcgcaagaagaagaaggcgggcggcggcggcagggagctgtgcgaggagggggaggaggtgcGCGGCACCATCCGGGACGtgcggcggctgcgggaggAGCAGCGGGGcatggaggaggagctgcaggCCATGGACCgccgcctgcgcgccgccgaGAGCCGACCGGGACAGATGATGGCGTTCCTGGCCAAGCTGGCCGACGACCCGGGAGTTGTGCTGCGCGCCATGCTCGCTAAGAAGGAGGAGTTGGCCGCTGGCAAGGGGCTGCCTCCCACGCCGCTGCCCGTGGAGGCGCcgggcaagcggcggcggatcgggggggccgaggcggccggcggcgcgggcgaggccgcggcggcggagctggcgcAGGGCAGGGGCGCCGTGCCGTTCCCGTTCTCTGTCCTCGGCCAAGTGTTCTACTAG
- the LOC101761656 gene encoding uncharacterized protein LOC101761656 isoform X1, with protein MPDRALYGDRSAADRPAAHNLVFPQPDGSNCHCFTIRGSQLVSRARLCLPTPPGTKGAARCKIRQSSGTGVNSALHPSGSQPYRHRLPPPPPPPPQLRLLRLLHRHLPICGSSATSIPRRPQPHSRQALLSLPNTGSFMDGVQGSKNDYDSTQDKQGATVSGLDSYKDVGFNGVLEPDICGPSSELRNDIHQEISFWRRPEEVAAEEDGGQAGGGCGGG; from the exons ATGCCGGATCGGGCGCTCTACGGCGACCGCTCAGCCGCTGATCGGCCCGCTGCCCACAACCTGGTTTTTCCGCAACCGGATGGCAGCAATTGTCATTGCTTCACGATTCGCGGCAGTCAACTTGTCTCCCGCGCTCGTCTCTGCCTCCCGACGCCGCCAGGCACGAAAGGTGCTGCCCGCTGTAAAATTAGGCAATCCTCAGGCACGGGCGTCAACAGCGCCCTCCACCCcagcggctcccaaccctaccggcatcgtcttcctccgccgccgcctccacctccccagctgcggctcctccgcctcctccaccgccacctccccatCTGCGGCTCCTCCGCCACATCGATTCCAAG ACGTCCTCAACCTCACAGTCGCCAGGCATTGCTATCTCTCCCCAACACTGGGTCCTTCATGGATGGTGTTCAAGGCAGCAAGAATGACTATGATTCCACTCAAGACAAACAAGGCGCTACCGTTTCTGGTCTGGATTCATACAAGGACGTAGGATTTAATGGCGTTCTTGAACCGGATATATGTGGCCCATCATCAGAACTGCGAAACGACATTCATCAGG AAATTAGTTTTTGGCGGCGGCCGgaagaggtggcggcggaggaagatGGCGGGCAGGCCGGAGGAGGTTGCGGCGGAGGGTGA